The genomic stretch ATCCAGGGGCGCGGGTCTTCGAGGCCGGGACCGGATCGGGTGCTCTCACCATGGCCCTGCTGCGCGCGGTTGGTCCGACGGGACTGGTCGTGACCTATGAGGCGAGGGAAGATTTTGGCCGTACCGCCCTGACGAATATTGAACGGTACATGGGGGCGGTCCCCACGTTGATGCCGTTCAGGAAGAATGCCTACGAGGGGATCGATATCCTTGAAGACGGGCGCCCATTCGACCGGCTGGTGCTGGATTTGCCCGAGCCCTGGCAGGTGGTGCCCCATGCGGCCAAGGTGCTGCGCTCCGGCGGAATCTATTTGAGCTTTGTGCCTACGGTGCCGCAAGTGATGCAGACCGTTGAGGCGCTGGAACGCACGTCGGTATTCGGCATGATCGAAACGTTTGAGACCTTGTTGCGAACCTGGTCGATCCAGGGGCGAAGTGTTCGGCCTGACCATCGGATGGTCGCCCATTCGGGGTTTCTGACCGTCGCGCGAAAGGTCCAAGAAGGGTGGTGGACGCGCCCTCACCGGACGGGTGAGACGGAGGCTGCCGTGGAACAAGACCAAGATGAGCGCGAGGGGGAGGACGCAACGGCATGAATCGGTTACAGGGAAAAGTGGCCATCATCACCGGAGGCAACGCAGGGATCGGGGAAGCCATCGCCAAGTTGTTTGCGGATGAAGGGGCGCAGGTCGTCGTGACCGGCCGTCGAAAAGAAGAACTCGACCGGGTCGTGAAGGGGATCGGGGTGAACGGGGGCCGGGCCCTGGCCGTGGCCGGGTCCGTCACGGATGAAGCGCATGTGCGTGAGGTGGTCGCGCAGGCCACGCGCACCTTCGGCAAATTGCATATCGTAGTGAACAATGCCGGGATCGGCGATTTCGGCAAGCGACTCCACGAAATAGATGATGCTACGTGGGCAAACGTTCTGGACATCAATCTCACGGGTGTGTTTCGCATGACGCGAGCCGCGATTCCCGAGCTGATCAAGAACGGCGGCGGGTCGATCGTCAACATTTCCACGGTTGCCAGTCTGGTCGGACTTCGCGGGTTGTCAGCCTATGCCGCGTCCAAGGGCGGGCTGGATGCGCTGACCCGGTCCCTGGCCGTCGACTATGCGCAAGACAACATTCGGTGTAATTCGGTCAATCCCGGGTTGGTCGACACGCCGATGGCCGCGCCCTTAATGGCGGACCCTGCCAGTTTGGAACCCATCATGGCGCAGTATGCCATCCGGCGGCCCGGCAAGCCGGAGGAAATCGCCAAGATGGTGCTGTACCTGGCTTCCGATGAGGCGACCTGGGTGACCGGCCAGACCTTCCCGATCGACGGAGGCATGACCATCAGCAAAGGATAGGTAGCAGTCTCTCGCGTTGCCCGGCGTCGGACTAATCGCGTAGCAAGCAGGATCATTCGCGTATGGACATCACACCTCATACCCAATGGTGCGGCATTCTCGGAAATCCGGTGGAGCATTCCCTCTCGCCGGCGATTCACAATGCGGCGTTTCAAAAACTGGGGCTCGACCTCGTCTATCTGGCGTTTCGCGTGGAAGTGCTCGGCGATGCGATTAAAGGCATCCGAGCTTTGGGAAACGCGCGTGGATTTAGTGTGACGATCCCGCACAAGGTGGCGGCGATTCCGTTCCTGGACGAGGTGGAACCGACGGCCAAGCACATCGGGGCGATCAATACCATCGTGGTCGAGGATGGGCGGCTCAAGGGCTACAACACGGACGCGTCCGGCGCCCTACGCGCCTTGAAGGAAGGCGGCGCCCTGCTGGATGGTCATCGGGTGTTGATTCTCGGTTCCGGCGGCGCGGCGCGGGCCATCGCCTTCGCGTTGGCCACCGGGAGCAACATCGCCGGTCTCACGATCCTCGGGATCGAAGAGGGGGAACGGCAGCGATTGGTGCGCGATCTGCGGGACAAAACCGGCGTGCCGATCGAGGACGGCCCGCTGAGCTTGGACATGCTCCGCAATTGGGTGCCTCATGTTCGCACCCTGATTCATTGTACGCCGGTCGGCATGTCACCAAAAGTCGATGAATCGTGCGTGCCGGCCAATCTGTTCAGGCCGGAACTCACGGTGATGGATATCGTCTACAATCCGCGCGAAACCAAGCTGCTCCAGGAAGCGAAGGCCGGCGGGTGCCGGACGATTTCAGGGCTGGAGATGTTTCTCAATCAGGCCGTGATGCAATTTGAGCTGTGGACGAAACAGCCGGCCCCTGTCGACATCATGCGGCATGTGCTGGAGGCGCGCTTTGTCTAGCAGGGTGGCACAACTTTCCCCCGTCGATGCCGCGGAGGATCTTGCCTATCCGGTGGGCAGCCTCGCATGAACCTCGTCTTGATCGGCTATCGTGGAACCGGCAAGAGCACAGTCGGCAAACTGTTGGCACGGAAACTCGGACGTACCGTGGTCTCGACGGATGCTGAGATCGTCAGGCGAGCCAATCTCTCCATTCCTGAGATCGTGAAACAGTTCGGCTGGGATCACTTTCGCGATCTCGAATCGGCGGTGTGCCGTGATGTCGCCGCGCAGGATCAGCTGATCATCGATACCGGAGGTGGTGCTATCTTGCGGCCAGAGAACGTGGAAGCGTTGCGGAAGACCGGAACATTGATCTGGTTGACCGCGACCGTTGAGACCATCACCCGCCGGATCGGCGGCGATACACAGCGACCCTCGCTGACCGGGACAAAGTCGTTCACCGAAGAAATCCGTGACGTGTTGAGCGAGCGAACTCCGAAGTACCAGGCCGCCGCCACCCATGTGGTGCCGACGGATGGTGTCTCCACGGCGCAGGTCGTCGATCGGATTCTCCAATTGACAGCCGGCCAGTCCGGTCGGTGAATCTCGCATCACGTCTCGGTACCAAGGGGCTTCGCGCGGTCCTGCCTTTCTTGACATCCCTGCAGTAACATGGTTCTTATACCGGCGCGCGCCCGTAGCTCAATTGGATAGAGCATCGGACTTCGGATCCGAGGGTTGGGGGTTCAAGTCCCTCCGGGCGCACCAACGGTTCCACGTCACCGTGATAACGTCTCCACCTTCCTGAATTCTTAGGCTCTGGCTACATCACGATTGCTGCCTGCCGCCTTGAGTTGTGGACAGGCCAGGTGCGTCTCAGTACTCCTGCATCTCCCCCACACCGTCGGAATCCCTTGAAATTGAAGCGAATCTGCCTCCAATCCTCGGCCGTCCCACTCGGCACGTCCAGCGTAACCGCATAGAATACATTGATGTTTTTGAGGTTGCCTCGCTGAAACCTGTGTAAATCGAGGCCGGTGCTATAGTTGTTACGTACAGCACAGGTTCCACCCCCTCCAAGGAGCAAGGTTCATGAAGTACCGTGGCGCGTCGCAGCTGATGTTGGGCGGAATGGCAATGGTTCTGTTAACGGCACCGGGCTGCAGCAACATGAAATGGTTCCAGTCCGGCTCGGAGGAGGCCTCCAATTCGGAGTCGTCCCTGTCGGCTTCCTCGGGCGCGGGGGGTGGGTATGGACGCGGGGAGGGCGGGCGTGACGGACAGTATCCCTCGCTCGGACGCCAACAGGACACGGCGTCACAGGACAGGGCTTCAGAGGCGGAAGGCGGCCGGTTGCGAGGGTTTTCTCCGCTGGTGAACGGCCAGATTGCCGGCGAAGAACGGTTGAGCCGGAACCCCATCGGCAATATGTTGATGTCGGCAGATATGGATGCGAAGTGGGCGGCCGAAATTCGGCGTGAAGAAGCGGCCGCGATGGAAGCCGGCCTCAAGGATGTGTTCTACGGGTATGACCGCTACAACGTATCGGAGAACGACGCCGTGGCCTCGTTGACCGTCAATGCCGACTGGCTCAAGGAGAATCCAAAGGCCCTCCTCAAGATCTCCGGGCACTGCGATGAACGCGGCACCCATGATTACAATCTCGTACTCGGCGAAAAACGCGCCAA from Nitrospira sp. encodes the following:
- a CDS encoding tRNA (adenine-N1)-methyltransferase encodes the protein MSQLQNGERIHLVDKKGRQYALTLKAGDTYHFSGETIPHDELIGKPDGSIVTLSKGKRFLALRPTFGEYVLKMPRGAQVLYPKDLSLIPMWADVYPGARVFEAGTGSGALTMALLRAVGPTGLVVTYEAREDFGRTALTNIERYMGAVPTLMPFRKNAYEGIDILEDGRPFDRLVLDLPEPWQVVPHAAKVLRSGGIYLSFVPTVPQVMQTVEALERTSVFGMIETFETLLRTWSIQGRSVRPDHRMVAHSGFLTVARKVQEGWWTRPHRTGETEAAVEQDQDEREGEDATA
- a CDS encoding SDR family oxidoreductase; translated protein: MNRLQGKVAIITGGNAGIGEAIAKLFADEGAQVVVTGRRKEELDRVVKGIGVNGGRALAVAGSVTDEAHVREVVAQATRTFGKLHIVVNNAGIGDFGKRLHEIDDATWANVLDINLTGVFRMTRAAIPELIKNGGGSIVNISTVASLVGLRGLSAYAASKGGLDALTRSLAVDYAQDNIRCNSVNPGLVDTPMAAPLMADPASLEPIMAQYAIRRPGKPEEIAKMVLYLASDEATWVTGQTFPIDGGMTISKG
- a CDS encoding shikimate dehydrogenase produces the protein MDITPHTQWCGILGNPVEHSLSPAIHNAAFQKLGLDLVYLAFRVEVLGDAIKGIRALGNARGFSVTIPHKVAAIPFLDEVEPTAKHIGAINTIVVEDGRLKGYNTDASGALRALKEGGALLDGHRVLILGSGGAARAIAFALATGSNIAGLTILGIEEGERQRLVRDLRDKTGVPIEDGPLSLDMLRNWVPHVRTLIHCTPVGMSPKVDESCVPANLFRPELTVMDIVYNPRETKLLQEAKAGGCRTISGLEMFLNQAVMQFELWTKQPAPVDIMRHVLEARFV
- a CDS encoding shikimate kinase, which codes for MNLVLIGYRGTGKSTVGKLLARKLGRTVVSTDAEIVRRANLSIPEIVKQFGWDHFRDLESAVCRDVAAQDQLIIDTGGGAILRPENVEALRKTGTLIWLTATVETITRRIGGDTQRPSLTGTKSFTEEIRDVLSERTPKYQAAATHVVPTDGVSTAQVVDRILQLTAGQSGR
- a CDS encoding OmpA family protein, with amino-acid sequence MKYRGASQLMLGGMAMVLLTAPGCSNMKWFQSGSEEASNSESSLSASSGAGGGYGRGEGGRDGQYPSLGRQQDTASQDRASEAEGGRLRGFSPLVNGQIAGEERLSRNPIGNMLMSADMDAKWAAEIRREEAAAMEAGLKDVFYGYDRYNVSENDAVASLTVNADWLKENPKALLKISGHCDERGTHDYNLVLGEKRAKAARSFLIDMGVSAKQVAVVSYGKDRPFCADHDEVCYQQNRRGHMLLRK